The Gemella massiliensis genome contains a region encoding:
- a CDS encoding phage holin family protein, with translation MTELQQFLSPAIMALCLLIGNSIKTSFPKIPNNYIPAILAVIGAVLICILEGYSGHNIVTGIVSGLSATGLHQIHKGIREVKNN, from the coding sequence ATGACAGAATTACAACAATTTTTAAGTCCAGCAATAATGGCACTTTGTTTACTGATAGGAAACAGCATTAAGACTAGCTTTCCTAAAATACCTAACAATTATATTCCCGCAATATTAGCAGTTATAGGGGCAGTTTTAATTTGCATATTAGAGGGATATTCAGGACATAATATCGTGACAGGTATTGTTAGCGGATTAAGTGCAACTGGACTACATCAAATTCATAAAGGGATAAGAGAAGTTAAAAATAATTAA
- a CDS encoding N-acetylmuramoyl-L-alanine amidase family protein codes for MNKVVKITAKVLLSTALLSSIIIPASNQARADWKQDENGWWYDEGNGRYLADGSWSIGGKAYRFDKRGYMVTGWYYDNGDKHERLKGWYYYDPVNGDEKRGWQKIDGKWYYFNAMALTGLRNIDEKKYYFDPVNGDMKTGWIKIEGKWHYFDPENGNEKSGWQNIDGKWYYFISGAFTGFNYINEKLYYFDPVNCDMKIGWTKVNGVQYYMDPNDGGAVARDKVLLMNGVYYTFNAGGKLIKVELANKN; via the coding sequence ATGAATAAAGTAGTTAAGATTACTGCAAAAGTTTTGCTAAGTACTGCATTGTTATCATCAATTATAATTCCCGCATCTAACCAAGCAAGAGCTGATTGGAAACAAGATGAAAACGGTTGGTGGTATGATGAGGGAAATGGGAGATATCTTGCTGATGGAAGCTGGTCGATTGGAGGAAAAGCTTATCGTTTTGATAAAAGAGGATATATGGTAACAGGCTGGTATTATGATAATGGTGATAAGCATGAGAGATTAAAAGGATGGTATTATTATGATCCAGTAAATGGGGATGAAAAAAGAGGTTGGCAAAAGATAGATGGAAAATGGTATTATTTTAATGCTATGGCACTTACAGGTTTACGGAATATAGATGAAAAAAAATATTATTTTGATCCAGTAAATGGGGATATGAAAACAGGGTGGATAAAGATTGAAGGGAAGTGGCACTATTTTGATCCTGAAAATGGTAATGAAAAATCAGGTTGGCAGAATATAGATGGAAAATGGTATTATTTTATTTCTGGAGCATTTACAGGTTTTAATTATATAAATGAAAAATTGTATTATTTTGACCCAGTAAACTGTGATATGAAAATAGGATGGACAAAAGTAAATGGAGTTCAATATTATATGGATCCTAATGATGGAGGAGCGGTAGCAAGAGATAAAGTCTTGCTTATGAATGGTGTTTATTACACTTTTAATGCGGGTGGTAAACTTATAAAAGTTGAGTTAGCTAATAAAAATTAG
- a CDS encoding ribbon-helix-helix protein, CopG family produces MVAKKIGRPTENKKDTMLRVRIDSNIVIKLEEISKKENISKSEVVRRGIINQYNDIKK; encoded by the coding sequence ATGGTTGCTAAGAAAATAGGTAGACCCACGGAAAATAAAAAAGATACTATGTTAAGAGTGAGAATAGATAGTAATATAGTAATTAAACTTGAAGAAATATCAAAAAAAGAAAATATTTCCAAATCAGAAGTAGTAAGACGTGGTATAATCAATCAGTATAATGATATAAAAAAATAG
- a CDS encoding CHAP domain-containing protein, whose protein sequence is MVKTIDIVNEAKRIANLGIGVDQDGAYGTQCVDLPNYLSVLFFGKALRGNAIDLLNSAKSLGYTVEYNVVGDVNSKPRAGAVFVMDTTYIAGHSYGHTGLVIADSDGYTMSTIEQNVDGNADSLYVGGPARYRNRDFSGIVGWFYFPVNDTPANNPANTDLQALDKARTFKVTVDKLNVRSAPSLDSEVVATYENGEEFNYMEYCYANGYEWLSYISHSGERRYVASMELETGKEYGEWRYRD, encoded by the coding sequence ATGGTTAAAACAATAGATATAGTAAATGAAGCAAAAAGAATAGCAAATTTAGGAATAGGGGTAGATCAAGACGGAGCATATGGCACTCAATGTGTCGATTTACCGAATTACTTAAGTGTATTATTCTTTGGTAAAGCATTAAGAGGTAATGCAATAGATTTATTAAATAGTGCTAAGTCATTGGGTTATACAGTTGAATATAATGTGGTAGGAGATGTCAATTCTAAGCCACGTGCGGGGGCGGTGTTTGTTATGGATACCACTTATATTGCTGGTCATTCTTACGGGCACACAGGATTAGTAATTGCTGATAGTGACGGGTATACAATGAGTACCATTGAACAAAATGTTGATGGTAACGCTGATAGTTTATATGTAGGCGGTCCTGCCCGATATAGAAATCGTGACTTTAGTGGCATTGTTGGGTGGTTCTACTTCCCAGTGAACGACACACCGGCTAATAACCCAGCTAATACCGATTTACAAGCATTAGATAAAGCTAGAACATTCAAGGTAACTGTTGATAAGTTAAATGTGCGTTCAGCTCCATCGTTAGATAGTGAAGTAGTAGCAACTTACGAAAATGGTGAAGAATTTAATTATATGGAATATTGCTATGCTAATGGTTACGAATGGTTATCTTACATCTCACACAGTGGAGAAAGACGTTATGTTGCAAGTATGGAGCTTGAAACTGGTAAAGAATATGGTGAATGGAGATATAGAGATTAA
- a CDS encoding MAG6450 family protein codes for MYLRTRGKNKIIEIEGVEFEEVHYGRDQSAFRIFGYHHGGEFILTRIDTNHKSHK; via the coding sequence TTGTATTTAAGAACTAGAGGGAAAAATAAAATAATAGAAATAGAGGGTGTTGAATTTGAAGAAGTACACTATGGGCGAGATCAATCTGCTTTTAGAATATTTGGATACCATCATGGAGGAGAGTTTATTTTAACAAGAATAGATACAAACCATAAAAGTCATAAATAG
- a CDS encoding DUF1617 family protein, translating into MELKIQNKDLEILLQTVSNLPIKKMKANRGRAKFLKKLQEKLETYIEDRTELAKIYVEYDKDQPKVDSDGNLIYKDNANVDEFIKELNELNTERVIIQGGEYSERYTDFFNDLLELEVELSALETILIDDILEQFEKGDKK; encoded by the coding sequence ATGGAATTAAAAATTCAGAATAAAGATTTAGAAATATTATTACAGACGGTATCAAATTTACCAATTAAAAAAATGAAAGCTAATAGAGGGCGTGCTAAGTTTCTTAAAAAGTTACAAGAGAAATTAGAAACTTATATCGAAGATAGAACCGAACTAGCTAAAATATACGTCGAATATGACAAAGACCAACCTAAAGTTGATAGCGACGGAAATTTAATCTATAAAGATAATGCTAATGTAGACGAGTTTATCAAAGAGTTAAATGAGTTAAATACTGAAAGAGTAATAATTCAAGGGGGCGAATATTCTGAACGTTACACTGACTTTTTTAATGACTTGTTAGAGCTTGAAGTTGAGTTGTCGGCACTCGAAACAATTCTAATTGATGATATTTTAGAACAATTTGAAAAAGGAGATAAAAAGTAA
- a CDS encoding CopG family transcriptional regulator codes for MGAKVGRPKVDNPINIRTSVRLDKITDKKLMEYCQKNNISKGEAVRKGVHLLLGQQKKD; via the coding sequence ATGGGAGCAAAAGTTGGAAGACCCAAAGTGGATAACCCTATTAATATTCGAACAAGTGTTAGATTGGATAAAATAACTGATAAGAAATTAATGGAATATTGCCAAAAAAACAATATATCAAAAGGTGAAGCAGTTAGAAAAGGAGTCCACCTACTTTTGGGACAACAAAAAAAAGATTAG
- a CDS encoding Panacea domain-containing protein, with amino-acid sequence MNTIKDVAKWFLSKESMTHKKLQKLCYYYVAWSYALYSKVDLVNPEFEAWVHGPVSPSIYSSYFTYRWNFIPQYEDKVSDFSDEETYLLESVWLTYGDKCGDELEALTHSEAPWIEARSGLGEYERSNVEISPKTMERYYQSVYKVNQGV; translated from the coding sequence ATGAATACCATTAAAGATGTAGCTAAATGGTTTTTATCGAAAGAGAGTATGACGCATAAAAAGTTACAGAAGCTTTGTTATTATTATGTAGCGTGGAGTTATGCTTTATATAGTAAAGTAGATTTAGTTAATCCGGAATTTGAAGCATGGGTACATGGTCCAGTTTCGCCGTCAATATATAGTTCTTATTTTACTTATAGATGGAATTTTATTCCACAGTATGAAGATAAAGTAAGTGATTTTTCGGATGAAGAAACGTACTTATTGGAGAGTGTTTGGCTTACATATGGAGACAAATGTGGTGATGAATTAGAAGCCTTGACACACTCAGAAGCACCATGGATAGAAGCAAGAAGTGGGTTAGGTGAATACGAGCGTTCAAATGTTGAAATTTCACCTAAAACAATGGAAAGATATTATCAATCCGTTTATAAGGTTAATCAAGGTGTCTAA
- a CDS encoding phage holin family protein: MALIELRFSDLVIHLREFFNIAILYIVMALIIFDILSGIAKSWVTHEVNSTLSRKGILKHTAIIMFIIISFPILTAIGFKSVATTIVLYLIYSYLISVIENLTVLGVPFPKGILKRLTKLKDLIENKEE; encoded by the coding sequence ATGGCATTAATAGAATTAAGATTTTCGGATTTAGTAATACATCTTAGGGAATTCTTTAATATTGCAATTTTATATATTGTTATGGCGTTAATAATATTTGATATTTTATCTGGGATTGCAAAGTCTTGGGTTACTCATGAGGTCAACTCAACACTAAGCAGGAAAGGGATTCTTAAACACACAGCTATTATTATGTTTATCATAATATCATTTCCAATTCTAACGGCAATTGGATTTAAATCTGTGGCGACAACTATAGTTTTATATCTTATATATAGCTATTTAATTTCAGTTATTGAGAATTTAACAGTATTAGGAGTTCCTTTCCCAAAAGGAATATTAAAAAGACTTACTAAATTAAAAGATTTAATAGAAAACAAGGAGGAATAA
- a CDS encoding PBECR4 domain-containing protein yields MDNVDLKKLYDDYKKKFHNNSCMIETNYKKLNEFIVKFNILDLHHLFGIHKLENINASKTKEFLEKNELDLNKYRKYKNFNEVVNRINNYNFISEIFIDKKYNYCILAKDLNKNTMKLSVVFYKENEDKYIVFGLRKIYKNVFVPTTLHEGRGQAIYKSYRQTKIKNIKWLD; encoded by the coding sequence ATGGATAATGTTGATTTAAAAAAATTGTATGATGATTATAAAAAGAAATTTCATAATAATTCTTGTATGATAGAAACGAATTATAAAAAATTAAATGAATTTATAGTCAAATTCAATATTTTAGATTTACATCATTTATTTGGAATTCATAAACTTGAAAATATTAACGCTAGCAAAACTAAAGAATTTTTAGAGAAAAATGAATTAGATTTAAATAAGTATAGAAAATATAAGAACTTTAATGAAGTAGTTAATAGGATCAATAATTATAATTTTATATCGGAAATTTTTATTGATAAAAAATATAATTATTGCATATTAGCCAAAGATTTAAATAAAAATACTATGAAATTATCTGTTGTATTTTATAAAGAAAATGAGGATAAATATATAGTATTCGGATTGAGAAAAATTTATAAAAATGTTTTTGTACCTACTACATTACATGAAGGTAGAGGACAAGCAATTTATAAAAGTTATAGACAAACTAAAATTAAAAATATTAAGTGGTTAGACTGA
- a CDS encoding phage tail spike protein, whose translation MLWLYDKFEKDFTYNGIVLNNAYEADIHWVLNVSYKLTFKYPTVDNDIYSFIQKGMIVKGDEFDRTNTFRIKDIDVSEHEKCIIVTCYQQAYDYNKRLLNNFSKLNANCQAILDEWAVSFISKEKDLIYYSDIKKINSYSTFKDYKDKELKNSFKILGEIADTYSADIDLHDNQISLLNKLGKDTEEVLTTAKNISEFVNSSNADEIITRIHASSTFKVGDKEDKDNLKEKHRREMEALRNSQKEYSKIRNSQKRAEQIQEEIDRRYSQELAKANRSVKRSGTSYKSYEQIVNEVNKKYQEREARANQRKAESQAIADRKKAEIEELKKKQKDEISALDDEMSITLIVDSPLINDYPFINEISMSNNDLRTAEELEEWAFKQFAENNIDKPKNSIKVSYEQLSENINRGDTVILKYLKYGIDERIRIIETHYDPMNKKWKEFILGEKETHLGSEISSSMSGVEANTKAYFDYIRNNFDEKVQEQSANASKLFDKKAKAIENTIGDEIEKNIAKSEVIKEKIIKTVETSIEPLKNDIQRATTEFNKNLNETKHQLETLKTDNHNKIIELEKGIASAKEKGETAFNKVTELNGEVTREFEKIKKDTNDSINAVKSEFKVTADGLSNKIVKLEDYVNKDGERTQTMKSWVETNTVEALKRERTEVLKVIDGKGYVTAQNLTNKLEETSKGITREISSAIDNISYSNRNLLLNTHFPDSNSIENTSATLKINQNDYNGHNSIEWQVAGAANYTWKGINVKSSISSVKKGDKLVIRLPIYIFSDVNDDAGVKLRLKNHKNNSTLKSFNLSDNMPKNQWVIKEIKFIAESDFDFTKNNFFFVAIDKNGHCKIAEPYLGYGTVIPSSWSPAPEDSTNQINALNTWKQTATETLNKVGSINPNDLVKYSQMRITDEGIDFGSGRQFNGKSLASMLRISPDSIQAITDKFIITPSNENLVEVDKRNEIGLEQRSLWLTSKIKEDNLLNKNEFRIIGEFIWQGNLTYDLNFIIEIKRNGQNAEYFFKKIASKNSTYISSKRGVDLRVNPDISDIEYYRLGIYQEGNNNFHKIACKNLEIRQKRSAELIVDGTINSKHISTGSIEAGHISAGSIQAIHMTAESIAADALKVDEAMINKLLVNNLLVKELFANSAFINKLQAVDISATQITTGYLSGDRIYGGTIEGVTITGSTLTGTTKIKIGEYGYMQPVDRGLQINTPASYTANYGTGVQILGDTWDNYPKGIFIYHDPDFSVAGQTVYPNVDNTLLTVHGYAAICNKFNGNPVQGHAIISNRYKDTPVNGIYKIAFIGWDGRSGQLYVDDGTGSSGTWWFTPDSSSSDRRLKLGIEDSNYNAIEFIEKLNFKQFDWKRDKFGYKKDYTKCGLIAQDIQALDSSLVFSQGDKLALDDFRLGNIGLKAIQELNIRLKRLEEKIGA comes from the coding sequence ATGTTATGGTTATATGATAAATTTGAAAAAGATTTTACTTACAACGGAATAGTGTTAAATAATGCCTATGAAGCGGACATTCATTGGGTTTTGAATGTTTCTTATAAATTAACATTTAAATATCCTACTGTAGATAATGATATATACAGTTTCATTCAAAAAGGAATGATTGTTAAAGGTGATGAGTTCGACAGAACTAACACATTTAGAATTAAGGATATTGATGTTTCAGAGCATGAAAAATGCATAATTGTAACATGTTATCAACAAGCTTATGATTATAACAAACGATTGCTTAACAATTTTAGTAAATTAAATGCTAATTGTCAGGCAATTTTAGATGAATGGGCTGTAAGTTTTATATCAAAAGAAAAAGATTTAATTTATTATTCTGATATAAAAAAAATAAATTCATATAGCACCTTTAAAGATTATAAAGATAAAGAATTAAAAAATTCGTTTAAGATATTAGGTGAAATAGCCGATACTTATTCAGCGGATATTGATTTACACGATAATCAAATAAGTTTATTAAATAAATTAGGTAAAGACACTGAAGAAGTATTAACAACAGCTAAAAATATAAGTGAATTTGTAAATTCTAGTAATGCAGATGAAATAATAACTAGAATTCATGCTAGTTCAACTTTTAAAGTCGGAGATAAAGAAGACAAGGATAATTTAAAAGAAAAACATCGTAGAGAAATGGAAGCACTAAGAAATTCTCAAAAAGAATATTCTAAAATAAGAAATTCTCAAAAAAGAGCAGAACAAATTCAAGAAGAAATTGATAGGAGATATTCCCAAGAATTGGCTAAGGCTAATAGATCTGTAAAAAGAAGTGGAACTTCATATAAAAGTTATGAACAAATTGTTAATGAAGTTAATAAAAAATACCAAGAAAGAGAAGCAAGAGCGAACCAACGAAAGGCTGAAAGTCAGGCAATAGCAGATAGAAAAAAAGCGGAAATTGAAGAATTAAAGAAAAAACAAAAAGATGAAATATCAGCTTTAGATGATGAAATGTCGATAACTCTTATAGTTGATAGCCCGTTAATAAATGATTATCCATTTATTAACGAAATTTCAATGTCAAATAATGATTTAAGAACAGCGGAAGAATTGGAAGAATGGGCATTCAAACAATTTGCAGAAAATAATATTGATAAACCTAAGAATTCTATTAAAGTAAGTTATGAGCAATTATCAGAAAACATCAATAGAGGTGATACTGTTATCCTTAAGTATCTCAAATATGGCATAGATGAACGCATTAGAATAATTGAAACGCATTACGATCCTATGAATAAAAAATGGAAAGAGTTTATCTTAGGTGAAAAAGAAACACACTTAGGATCGGAAATTTCAAGCAGCATGAGTGGAGTAGAAGCCAACACAAAAGCATACTTCGATTATATAAGAAATAACTTTGATGAAAAGGTGCAAGAGCAATCGGCTAATGCTAGTAAGTTATTTGATAAAAAAGCTAAAGCAATTGAAAATACTATAGGCGATGAGATAGAAAAAAATATAGCAAAATCAGAGGTTATAAAAGAAAAAATTATAAAAACGGTAGAAACTTCTATAGAGCCGTTAAAAAACGACATTCAACGAGCAACTACTGAATTCAACAAAAACCTAAACGAAACTAAACATCAACTTGAAACATTAAAAACTGATAATCACAATAAAATAATCGAACTTGAAAAAGGAATAGCTTCCGCCAAAGAAAAAGGCGAAACTGCATTTAATAAAGTAACAGAGCTAAACGGCGAAGTTACTAGAGAGTTTGAGAAGATAAAAAAAGATACCAACGATAGCATTAATGCTGTTAAATCAGAATTTAAAGTAACCGCTGATGGCTTATCAAACAAAATAGTCAAGTTAGAAGATTATGTAAATAAAGACGGTGAAAGAACTCAAACGATGAAGTCTTGGGTTGAAACTAACACTGTAGAAGCTTTAAAACGAGAAAGAACAGAAGTATTAAAAGTAATTGACGGTAAAGGATATGTAACAGCTCAAAATCTTACTAATAAGCTAGAAGAAACAAGCAAGGGTATTACTAGGGAAATATCAAGTGCTATTGATAACATAAGCTATAGTAACCGTAACTTACTTTTAAATACGCATTTCCCAGACTCAAATTCAATAGAAAATACAAGTGCTACTTTAAAAATTAATCAAAATGATTATAACGGGCATAATTCTATTGAATGGCAAGTGGCAGGGGCAGCTAATTATACATGGAAAGGAATTAACGTTAAAAGTAGCATATCGTCAGTTAAAAAAGGTGATAAGTTAGTAATTAGATTACCAATCTATATTTTTAGTGATGTAAATGACGACGCAGGAGTTAAGTTAAGATTAAAAAATCATAAAAATAACTCTACTTTAAAATCTTTTAATTTATCCGATAATATGCCAAAAAATCAATGGGTAATTAAAGAGATTAAATTTATAGCAGAAAGCGATTTTGATTTCACGAAGAATAATTTCTTTTTCGTGGCAATTGATAAAAATGGGCATTGCAAAATAGCTGAACCTTATCTTGGATATGGAACTGTAATACCTAGTTCGTGGTCTCCAGCTCCTGAAGATAGTACTAACCAAATAAACGCATTAAATACTTGGAAGCAAACAGCAACTGAAACGTTAAATAAAGTTGGCAGCATTAATCCTAATGACTTAGTTAAATACTCACAGATGAGAATAACTGATGAGGGTATTGATTTTGGCTCTGGTAGACAATTTAACGGTAAATCGTTAGCTAGTATGCTAAGAATAAGTCCTGACAGTATCCAAGCGATAACTGATAAATTTATAATTACTCCAAGTAATGAGAATTTGGTTGAAGTTGATAAGCGAAATGAAATTGGATTAGAGCAACGTTCACTATGGCTAACCTCTAAAATTAAAGAAGATAACCTATTAAATAAAAATGAATTTAGAATAATAGGAGAATTTATCTGGCAAGGTAACTTAACTTATGACCTTAACTTTATAATTGAAATAAAGAGAAACGGTCAAAATGCAGAATACTTTTTTAAAAAAATTGCTTCAAAAAATTCAACTTATATATCAAGTAAACGAGGAGTTGATTTAAGGGTTAACCCTGATATTTCAGATATTGAATATTACAGATTAGGAATATATCAAGAAGGAAATAACAACTTCCACAAAATAGCTTGTAAAAATTTAGAAATTCGCCAAAAAAGGTCAGCAGAGTTAATTGTTGACGGAACTATAAACTCTAAGCATATATCAACAGGGTCAATAGAAGCTGGGCATATATCCGCCGGATCAATACAAGCTATTCATATGACGGCTGAAAGCATTGCCGCTGACGCTTTAAAAGTTGATGAAGCAATGATTAATAAATTGTTAGTAAATAATCTATTGGTTAAAGAGTTGTTTGCCAATAGTGCATTTATCAATAAATTACAAGCCGTTGACATCAGTGCTACTCAAATTACCACTGGGTATTTAAGCGGAGATAGGATATATGGTGGAACTATTGAGGGGGTTACAATTACCGGGTCAACACTTACAGGTACTACTAAGATAAAAATAGGTGAGTATGGTTATATGCAACCAGTAGATAGAGGACTCCAAATTAACACTCCTGCTTCTTATACTGCTAATTATGGAACAGGGGTTCAGATTTTAGGTGATACATGGGATAATTATCCTAAGGGGATATTTATTTACCACGACCCAGATTTTTCTGTCGCAGGACAAACGGTTTATCCTAACGTCGATAATACATTGTTGACAGTGCACGGTTATGCTGCAATTTGCAATAAATTTAATGGCAATCCTGTACAAGGACACGCTATAATCTCTAATAGATATAAAGACACTCCTGTTAATGGGATTTATAAAATTGCATTTATAGGTTGGGACGGACGTAGCGGTCAATTATATGTTGATGACGGAACGGGTTCATCAGGAACTTGGTGGTTCACGCCTGACTCTTCATCATCAGATAGAAGATTGAAATTAGGGATTGAGGATAGTAATTATAACGCAATAGAATTTATTGAAAAATTAAACTTCAAACAATTCGATTGGAAAAGGGATAAATTCGGGTATAAAAAAGACTACACTAAATGTGGATTGATTGCTCAGGACATTCAAGCGTTGGATAGCAGCTTAGTATTTTCTCAAGGTGATAAGTTAGCACTAGATGACTTTAGACTTGGTAATATAGGGCTTAAAGCAATTCAAGAGTTAAATATTAGATTAAAACGATTAGAAGAAAAAATAGGAGCATAA